One genomic segment of candidate division KSB1 bacterium includes these proteins:
- a CDS encoding NADH-quinone oxidoreductase subunit K produces MEGNILVTLSLGILITSVVAVELRNLRSTTFFYLFHSVLLFSIITAYAYLFKNPSLYLWSATCFLTKIIVIPTLLFQFAKRFPSKEHRPMLGHGISVLAIGVLVVVFFRLFQSHSYLLAPNEAARTEPVRSLLAGAFTIFSLGLWALLTRRDVVKTVLGLALMENGVHLVLLALAPQLSETTMIGILTNVAAAVLILLYISSNIYQVFGTTDSAKLSELKR; encoded by the coding sequence ATGGAAGGGAACATTCTGGTCACGCTCAGCCTCGGCATCCTCATCACCTCGGTAGTTGCTGTGGAATTGCGCAACTTGCGCAGTACCACCTTCTTCTACCTGTTTCATTCGGTCTTGTTGTTCTCGATAATAACGGCCTATGCTTACCTCTTTAAGAACCCGTCGCTTTACCTTTGGTCGGCCACCTGTTTTCTGACCAAGATCATTGTGATTCCCACTCTCCTTTTCCAGTTTGCCAAGAGGTTCCCGAGCAAGGAGCACAGGCCGATGCTCGGGCATGGGATCTCGGTGCTGGCCATCGGCGTCTTGGTGGTGGTCTTCTTTCGGCTCTTTCAGAGCCATTCCTACCTGCTTGCGCCGAACGAGGCGGCTCGCACCGAACCGGTACGCTCTTTGCTTGCCGGGGCCTTTACCATCTTTTCGCTGGGTCTATGGGCCTTGCTCACGCGCCGGGACGTAGTCAAGACCGTCCTGGGGTTGGCGCTCATGGAAAATGGCGTGCACTTGGTGCTGCTTGCTTTAGCGCCCCAGCTTTCGGAAACCACCATGATCGGCATTTTGACCAACGTTGCCGCGGCTGTGCTCATCCTCCTCTACATCAGTAGTAACATCTACCAGGTATTCGGCACTACGGACTCGGCCAAACTATCGGAACTCAAGCGATAG
- a CDS encoding 4Fe-4S binding protein: MFRAKFKEAVICFSNPRVTLPYPFGPGAELPEGFRGKITVDQTRCIACGGCANVCPSRLIRFYDEGERTRMEFILDRCTYCGRCAEVCPEQAITMTLEFENSTDHKEDLYIEQELYMATCARCGRCFETENAIDKIPVRRHREGRNFVGPSMPHGGPRPRQRE, translated from the coding sequence ATGTTCAGAGCCAAGTTCAAGGAAGCGGTCATCTGTTTTTCGAACCCTCGCGTCACCTTGCCTTATCCTTTCGGGCCTGGCGCGGAACTGCCTGAAGGGTTTCGGGGCAAGATCACCGTGGACCAGACGCGCTGCATCGCCTGCGGCGGTTGCGCCAATGTCTGCCCCTCGCGGTTGATACGGTTCTACGACGAGGGCGAGCGCACGCGCATGGAGTTTATTCTGGATCGGTGCACCTATTGTGGCCGGTGTGCCGAAGTGTGCCCTGAGCAGGCTATTACCATGACGCTGGAATTTGAGAACAGCACCGACCACAAGGAAGACCTGTACATTGAGCAGGAGCTGTACATGGCGACCTGTGCGCGGTGTGGCCGCTGCTTTGAGACGGAGAACGCGATTGACAAGATCCCGGTGCGGCGCCACCGCGAGGGCCGGAACTTCGTTGGCCCCTCCATGCCCCATGGAGGTCCGCGCCCGAGACAGAGGGAGTAG
- a CDS encoding NADH-quinone oxidoreductase subunit H, producing MDYGLGQTIGLSVLQVALVLLLSPLLEGVIRKLIAFVHSRIGPPLFQPYLDILKLLGKEEIASSRSFLFRYSAVIALTAVLTASLLVPMLGRPPLGFAGEVIVFVYLISVVAVMIFMSGVSSGSPYGLVGAGREVMMVLTVEPVLAIALITAAVKSGSMMFGDMVSWQLTHPPSISMVIVGVALFLAIVAQVARLPFDIVEADQEIMAGPFVEQSGPKLALFKWGFYAKQLIFASLLVSVFIPWPHVGKLAVDALITLAKVVVLLVLVGVVHAVNPRLRIDQSIQFFGLLIFASAAGLAFALVGS from the coding sequence ATGGACTACGGTCTCGGCCAGACAATTGGTCTGAGCGTGCTGCAAGTGGCGCTGGTGCTCCTGCTCTCCCCGCTGCTGGAGGGAGTGATTCGGAAGCTCATCGCCTTTGTCCACTCGCGCATCGGGCCTCCGTTGTTCCAGCCGTACCTGGACATCCTCAAACTGCTGGGCAAGGAGGAGATCGCAAGCTCGCGAAGTTTTCTTTTTCGCTACTCCGCAGTCATCGCGCTCACGGCGGTGCTGACCGCCAGCCTCTTGGTGCCGATGTTGGGCAGACCGCCGCTCGGTTTTGCCGGTGAGGTCATCGTGTTTGTCTACCTCATCTCGGTGGTAGCGGTGATGATCTTCATGAGCGGCGTAAGCTCTGGCAGTCCGTACGGGCTTGTGGGGGCCGGACGAGAGGTGATGATGGTGCTGACCGTGGAGCCAGTGCTGGCCATCGCGCTCATCACTGCGGCGGTCAAATCTGGCTCGATGATGTTCGGCGACATGGTGAGCTGGCAGCTGACGCATCCACCTTCAATCTCGATGGTCATCGTTGGAGTAGCCCTCTTCTTGGCCATTGTCGCGCAGGTAGCCAGATTGCCCTTCGATATCGTGGAGGCGGACCAGGAGATCATGGCAGGGCCTTTTGTGGAACAGAGCGGGCCAAAGCTGGCTCTGTTCAAATGGGGATTTTACGCGAAGCAGTTGATTTTCGCCTCGCTGCTTGTTTCGGTGTTCATCCCCTGGCCGCACGTGGGTAAGTTAGCAGTTGATGCTCTCATTACCCTCGCAAAGGTGGTTGTGCTCTTGGTTCTGGTCGGCGTGGTACACGCGGTGAACCCGCGCCTTCGCATCGATCAGTCCATTCAGTTCTTTGGGCTGCTTATTTTCGCCTCGGCTGCCGGACTGGCCTTTGCGTTGGTAGGTTCGTAG
- a CDS encoding NADH-quinone oxidoreductase subunit C, which yields MTARELIVQMTSRFGPRIRSADNPVPDMVIFTVERDAVVEVARHIFHERSGRFVITAGTDYRDANGGYLVDHVFSLAADHLFVTVRTPLAEDDLWIESITGSADIPAANWAEREVQDLLGVRLRNHPDPRRLVLADDWPEGLHPLRRDFPWNGNPPAAEAAPPLKEPPPGATVVPIGPFFPVLEEPSYWRIFVEGERVVGGDYRGFYNHRGVEKIADSQLNYNQVPFLAERICGI from the coding sequence ATGACCGCACGTGAACTAATCGTCCAGATGACCAGTCGGTTCGGGCCGCGCATCAGGTCGGCGGACAACCCGGTGCCGGACATGGTGATCTTTACCGTGGAGCGCGACGCTGTCGTGGAAGTGGCGCGACACATTTTCCACGAGCGGAGTGGGCGCTTTGTGATTACCGCCGGCACCGACTACCGCGACGCCAATGGTGGTTACCTGGTGGACCACGTCTTTTCCCTGGCGGCTGACCATCTGTTCGTCACGGTGCGCACGCCGTTGGCCGAGGATGACCTGTGGATCGAGTCCATTACCGGGAGCGCGGACATCCCGGCTGCCAACTGGGCCGAGCGGGAGGTTCAAGACCTGCTCGGTGTGCGTCTGCGCAATCACCCAGACCCACGTCGCCTGGTGTTGGCCGACGACTGGCCCGAGGGACTCCATCCCCTGCGCCGCGATTTCCCGTGGAACGGGAATCCGCCAGCGGCTGAAGCGGCGCCACCTTTGAAAGAACCCCCGCCAGGGGCGACCGTGGTGCCCATCGGCCCCTTCTTCCCAGTGCTGGAGGAGCCTTCCTATTGGCGGATCTTCGTGGAAGGAGAGCGGGTGGTCGGTGGCGACTATCGCGGCTTCTACAACCATCGCGGCGTGGAAAAAATTGCCGACAGCCAGCTCAACTACAACCAGGTGCCGTTCCTCGCCGAACGGATTTGTGGTATATGA
- a CDS encoding hydrogenase 4 subunit D: MSTLVVLLLLFPVAGAVLSGLLRRKWSDLSALVAVGLMLIVAASIIGGVFPGTERSVTISVPWLIKFRGEAEERPMQVEAGPAGTVPRLGAEPVPLFGYLLDPLGMLMLTVVAVLGFLVIVYALDYIGKGNKEHSSREGKERHHFWLLLFVASMIGVAISPNLLQLYIFWELTTLTSYALISHYRNDESLRAGFKALLMTYSGGVFFAVALVAIFVKTGTFDFGALDQLTPGLRSLLFACFLVAAWAKSAQVPFYTWLPDAMAAPTTVSMYLHAAAMVKAGVFLIARVSTATEQLSMGSGLLLGIMAVVTMLVGVYMFFFQDDLKRLLAFSTITHLSYILLGLSFGIMGSRSGMLGGIMHIMNHGVGKGLLFLCVGAISYVTGTRSIKELSGLAKKAPLIAVAFLVGMFAILGVPPFSGFWSKFFLILGAVEVGGVAGYLLLVPFLLEIIIAFAWFLRVGQKVFFGRVSPAAEVAGNPPLAMSFSLVVLIVLCVVAPFVALAFAHQIGF; the protein is encoded by the coding sequence ATGAGTACACTTGTAGTGCTTCTCCTATTGTTTCCCGTGGCAGGTGCAGTTCTTTCCGGGCTATTGCGGCGGAAGTGGAGCGACCTCTCGGCCCTGGTAGCCGTGGGGCTCATGCTGATTGTGGCGGCTTCGATCATCGGCGGCGTTTTTCCGGGAACGGAGCGCTCGGTGACCATCTCGGTGCCGTGGCTGATCAAGTTCCGCGGGGAAGCCGAAGAGCGGCCGATGCAGGTCGAAGCAGGGCCGGCAGGCACGGTGCCGCGCCTCGGCGCCGAGCCAGTGCCGCTGTTCGGCTACCTGCTGGATCCTTTAGGCATGCTCATGCTCACGGTGGTTGCCGTGCTCGGGTTCTTGGTGATCGTCTACGCCCTGGACTACATTGGCAAAGGCAACAAGGAGCACTCCTCCCGCGAAGGGAAGGAGCGCCACCACTTCTGGTTGCTCCTTTTCGTGGCCTCAATGATCGGGGTGGCGATTTCGCCAAACCTGCTCCAGCTCTACATCTTCTGGGAGCTCACCACGCTCACCTCTTACGCGCTGATCTCCCACTATCGTAACGACGAGTCGCTCCGCGCCGGTTTCAAGGCTTTGCTCATGACCTACTCCGGCGGGGTCTTTTTCGCGGTGGCCCTGGTCGCCATCTTCGTGAAGACCGGTACCTTTGACTTTGGTGCCTTAGACCAATTGACGCCAGGCCTGCGCAGCTTACTCTTTGCTTGCTTTTTGGTTGCCGCCTGGGCCAAGTCCGCACAGGTTCCCTTCTACACCTGGTTGCCCGATGCCATGGCGGCACCGACTACCGTCAGCATGTACTTGCACGCGGCCGCCATGGTCAAAGCCGGCGTCTTCTTGATTGCCCGCGTAAGCACCGCCACCGAGCAGCTGTCGATGGGGTCCGGACTGCTCCTTGGCATCATGGCCGTGGTCACCATGTTGGTCGGCGTCTACATGTTCTTTTTCCAGGATGATTTGAAGCGCTTACTTGCCTTTTCCACGATCACGCACCTATCGTACATTCTCCTGGGCCTGTCTTTCGGCATCATGGGCTCGCGTTCCGGCATGCTGGGCGGGATTATGCACATCATGAATCACGGCGTGGGCAAGGGCCTGCTCTTCTTGTGCGTGGGGGCGATTTCCTACGTGACCGGCACGCGCAGCATCAAGGAGCTCAGCGGGCTCGCCAAGAAGGCGCCCCTCATTGCCGTGGCTTTCCTGGTGGGGATGTTCGCCATCCTGGGTGTGCCCCCATTCTCCGGATTCTGGAGCAAGTTCTTCCTGATCCTTGGTGCCGTGGAGGTGGGAGGAGTCGCCGGTTATCTCCTTCTGGTGCCGTTTCTGCTGGAAATCATCATCGCCTTTGCCTGGTTTTTGCGCGTGGGCCAGAAGGTCTTCTTCGGCAGGGTGAGCCCTGCGGCAGAGGTTGCGGGCAATCCCCCTCTTGCCATGTCTTTCTCTTTGGTGGTGCTGATAGTGCTCTGTGTGGTTGCCCCCTTTGTGGCGCTTGCTTTCGCTCATCAGATCGGTTTCTGA
- a CDS encoding hydrogenase 3 maturation endopeptidase HyCI has product MKPEGLAGALESLLHGRVVLMGVGSEWRGDDQAGSILARGLVRSGRFCPIDCGDVPEAYTGPVKDFQPDTILIADALDLGEEPGAIAILDADGLTEKRFDTHHASLRTVIDYLRAETGAEVVLIGIQPAELGLGAGLSPAVRESVELLRALINELLGMTSDEGATT; this is encoded by the coding sequence ATGAAGCCGGAGGGCCTGGCCGGCGCCCTCGAATCGCTGCTCCATGGGCGGGTGGTGCTCATGGGCGTGGGTAGCGAGTGGCGGGGCGATGATCAGGCGGGTTCGATTCTGGCAAGGGGCCTGGTGCGGAGCGGGCGGTTCTGCCCAATTGACTGCGGGGACGTGCCCGAAGCGTATACGGGCCCGGTCAAAGACTTCCAGCCGGATACGATACTGATTGCGGATGCGCTTGACTTGGGGGAAGAGCCGGGGGCGATCGCCATCCTCGATGCAGATGGCTTGACGGAAAAGAGGTTTGACACGCATCACGCCTCATTGCGCACGGTGATCGACTATCTGCGGGCGGAGACAGGGGCTGAGGTGGTGCTCATCGGCATTCAGCCGGCCGAACTCGGGCTCGGCGCTGGACTCTCCCCTGCAGTGCGGGAGAGCGTGGAACTTCTGCGGGCACTTATCAACGAGCTGCTTGGGATGACATCAGACGAGGGCGCGACTACATGA
- a CDS encoding FAD/NAD(P)-binding protein, with amino-acid sequence MENLYLPQLAVIDQIVDETPDTKTFTLHFLDERYNKAFSYKPGQFVEVSVFGKGEAPFGLCSNPLRKGNFRITVRATGTVTNALHEAKVGDVFGVRGPLGNSFPFEEVMGHDILIVAGGIGLPPLRSLIEPIFDKRNKFGEFTILYGARTPTDRVYKDALEEWAARDDVRLLQTVDRADETWTGPVGVVTTLFEKIKVDPKRTFAFTCGPPIMIRFVIQDLLAMGFADDHIISTLERYMKCGVGKCGHCAIGHKYICVDGPVFSWRQIKVLPER; translated from the coding sequence ATGGAAAACCTCTACCTCCCACAGCTGGCGGTCATCGACCAGATTGTGGATGAGACACCCGATACCAAGACGTTCACCCTTCATTTTTTGGACGAGAGGTACAACAAGGCCTTCAGTTACAAGCCAGGGCAATTTGTGGAAGTGTCCGTCTTTGGCAAGGGGGAGGCCCCCTTCGGGCTGTGCTCAAACCCCCTGCGCAAGGGTAACTTCCGCATCACGGTGCGTGCCACCGGCACGGTGACCAACGCCCTGCATGAGGCCAAAGTCGGCGACGTGTTCGGCGTACGCGGCCCCCTTGGCAACAGCTTTCCCTTCGAAGAGGTGATGGGCCACGACATCCTCATTGTGGCCGGTGGCATCGGGTTGCCGCCGCTGCGCTCCCTCATCGAACCCATTTTCGACAAGAGAAACAAGTTCGGAGAGTTTACCATCCTGTACGGGGCGCGCACCCCAACTGATCGGGTGTACAAGGACGCCCTGGAGGAGTGGGCCGCGCGCGACGATGTGCGCCTTCTCCAGACCGTCGACCGCGCCGATGAGACGTGGACCGGGCCGGTCGGGGTGGTCACCACTCTCTTTGAGAAAATCAAGGTGGACCCGAAGCGCACTTTCGCATTCACCTGCGGACCGCCGATCATGATCCGGTTCGTCATTCAGGATCTGTTGGCCATGGGCTTTGCGGACGATCACATCATCTCCACCTTAGAGCGCTACATGAAATGCGGCGTGGGGAAGTGTGGCCATTGCGCCATTGGCCACAAGTACATCTGCGTGGACGGGCCGGTGTTCAGCTGGCGACAGATCAAGGTGTTGCCCGAGCGCTGA
- a CDS encoding 4Fe-4S dicluster domain-containing protein, with protein MKVGQKYTIDKQAFLAVLDSLRKGAKLIGPTPGPDGDVVFREVASVAEFTFDYVNEFDPVKRFLIPHRQDLFRFTLGKRPTFEPLVDSSPQVLCGIRSCDVKGILHWDKFFSGTYLDNYYLEKRANTTIISVACNKPLDTCFCICCDGGPWLEAGFDLQLTDFGDRYLIHVGSKKGIAILEKIKKGLVAATQEDLQRRKELMAKCDSQMVPTAYVAKAIIQITNNRVREELWEEMGFECFSCGGCTHVCPVCTCYDVADYMESPTCGVRLRCWDSCQYSGFTREASGHNPREKTKERIKRRFYHKLSYAYVKLDGHQGCVGCGRCITVCEAIGLLDLPAVVKRLRREGQPEPEQLGAQRHSS; from the coding sequence ATGAAGGTCGGCCAGAAGTACACCATCGACAAACAGGCGTTCCTCGCCGTGCTCGACTCGCTGCGAAAGGGCGCCAAGTTGATCGGGCCGACACCCGGACCGGACGGCGATGTGGTTTTCCGCGAGGTGGCTTCCGTGGCGGAGTTCACCTTCGACTATGTCAACGAGTTCGACCCTGTCAAACGGTTCCTCATCCCGCATCGGCAGGACTTGTTTCGCTTCACCCTGGGCAAACGCCCGACCTTTGAGCCGCTGGTGGACTCCTCCCCACAGGTCCTCTGTGGCATTCGCTCCTGCGACGTGAAGGGGATCCTGCATTGGGACAAGTTTTTCTCCGGCACCTACTTGGACAACTACTACCTCGAAAAGCGGGCGAACACCACAATCATCAGCGTCGCCTGCAATAAGCCTTTAGACACCTGCTTTTGTATCTGCTGTGATGGCGGTCCGTGGCTGGAGGCTGGATTTGACCTGCAGCTGACCGACTTTGGTGACCGTTATCTCATCCACGTGGGGAGCAAAAAGGGGATTGCCATCCTGGAGAAAATCAAGAAGGGGCTGGTGGCTGCCACGCAGGAGGACTTGCAGCGGCGCAAGGAGCTCATGGCCAAGTGCGACAGCCAGATGGTGCCCACCGCCTATGTGGCCAAGGCCATCATCCAGATCACCAATAATCGCGTCCGGGAGGAGCTGTGGGAGGAGATGGGTTTCGAATGCTTCAGCTGTGGAGGCTGTACCCACGTCTGTCCGGTCTGCACTTGCTACGACGTGGCTGACTACATGGAGTCGCCGACGTGCGGGGTGCGCTTGCGCTGTTGGGATTCGTGTCAATATTCCGGCTTCACGCGAGAGGCGTCTGGGCACAATCCGCGCGAAAAGACCAAGGAGCGCATCAAGCGCCGCTTCTACCACAAGTTGAGCTATGCCTACGTCAAGCTGGACGGCCACCAAGGCTGCGTAGGTTGCGGAAGGTGCATCACGGTCTGCGAGGCCATCGGGCTCTTGGACTTGCCCGCCGTGGTCAAGCGGCTGCGGCGTGAAGGACAACCAGAGCCCGAGCAGCTGGGCGCACAACGGCACTCTTCGTGA
- a CDS encoding molybdopterin-dependent oxidoreductase, whose amino-acid sequence MSKVLTTCPFCGCGCGVLLAVEGERVLGVAPQRRHPVSRGTLCVKGWNGHQIIHHPGRLRRPLIKKNGKFQEASWEAAIALVAKTLKSFDPTGIGVVGSTKCTNEDSYLLMKLARGVLGTDNVDTGARFYQAPTLHALSAQLGFAAATASLTDIEEADVLLVVGANPKEQSAKAGSYVLWAARHGAKVVVVDPRETELSHFATLHLRPKPGSDVVWLNALCNWLIRSNRQVAEARGVNALAKALESFTPDSAAQLSGIPSEQLARLGETVSGAQRLLVLYGNGVTQQASGTEAVKALVNLLVLTGNIGRPGAGLLPLHPANNMQGVLDMGLAPGFLPGFARLEDREAASCLGKVLPSALPKKPGLTLGEMLQAAGDQIKAMYVVGENLVWDAPNSGAAKAALERLDFLVVQDLFLTETAELAHVVLPACSYAEKEGTFTNLERRIQRVRAAIPPVGEAKPDWEIFLTLAKKLAARMAYRSPADVFAEIATVNPWYQGISYQDLNRPGGVQWPVARPLPSLADAKLLAARYVPPSEFPDQNYPFTLVIGRGRVHRVSGTLVSRSFTLAKEYPEGVLEVNTDDAKELGLRSGWKARVTTPRGTIERTVQVTRGVPPKVVFASLHYKDGLTNVLANDKLEQQSKIPEMKVCAARVEVA is encoded by the coding sequence GTGAGCAAGGTCCTCACGACGTGTCCTTTCTGCGGGTGCGGATGTGGTGTTCTCTTGGCTGTCGAGGGGGAACGAGTCTTAGGGGTAGCGCCGCAACGTCGACACCCTGTGAGTAGGGGGACCCTCTGCGTCAAAGGGTGGAACGGGCACCAGATCATCCACCACCCCGGCCGGTTACGCAGGCCTCTCATCAAGAAGAACGGCAAGTTTCAGGAGGCGTCTTGGGAGGCGGCAATTGCCCTGGTAGCCAAGACGCTCAAGAGCTTTGACCCGACAGGCATCGGCGTGGTGGGCTCCACCAAGTGCACCAACGAGGACAGCTACCTGCTGATGAAACTTGCCCGTGGGGTGCTTGGTACCGACAACGTAGACACGGGCGCCCGGTTCTACCAAGCGCCCACCCTGCATGCGCTCAGCGCCCAGCTCGGTTTTGCTGCGGCTACCGCTTCCCTCACCGATATTGAAGAGGCCGACGTGCTGCTCGTGGTGGGCGCCAATCCTAAGGAGCAAAGCGCCAAGGCGGGGTCGTACGTGCTGTGGGCCGCCCGCCACGGCGCCAAGGTTGTCGTCGTTGATCCCAGAGAGACCGAACTTTCCCACTTTGCCACTCTTCATCTGCGCCCCAAGCCGGGCAGCGACGTGGTGTGGCTGAACGCGCTGTGCAACTGGCTGATTCGCAGCAATCGCCAAGTTGCGGAGGCTCGTGGCGTCAATGCCTTGGCCAAGGCGTTGGAATCCTTTACGCCGGACAGTGCCGCCCAGCTCAGCGGAATCCCCTCCGAGCAGCTGGCAAGGTTGGGCGAAACTGTCAGCGGCGCGCAACGGTTGCTCGTTCTCTACGGGAACGGGGTCACGCAGCAGGCTTCGGGAACTGAGGCAGTCAAGGCGCTGGTTAACCTGCTCGTGCTCACCGGCAACATCGGCAGACCAGGGGCGGGTCTCTTGCCCCTTCACCCGGCCAACAACATGCAGGGTGTGTTGGATATGGGGCTGGCTCCAGGGTTTTTGCCTGGTTTCGCCCGGTTGGAGGACCGGGAGGCTGCTTCCTGCTTGGGCAAAGTCCTTCCCAGCGCGTTGCCGAAGAAGCCAGGCTTGACACTTGGCGAGATGCTGCAGGCCGCCGGCGACCAGATAAAGGCCATGTACGTGGTCGGCGAGAATCTGGTCTGGGATGCACCCAACTCTGGCGCTGCCAAAGCTGCGTTGGAGCGGCTGGACTTCCTTGTGGTCCAGGATCTTTTCCTGACCGAAACTGCAGAGCTTGCGCACGTGGTGCTGCCTGCCTGCAGCTACGCGGAGAAGGAGGGCACATTTACCAACTTGGAGCGGCGCATCCAAAGGGTGCGCGCGGCCATTCCGCCAGTGGGGGAGGCAAAGCCAGACTGGGAGATATTCCTCACCCTGGCCAAGAAGCTGGCTGCACGCATGGCGTATCGTTCGCCTGCGGACGTCTTTGCGGAAATTGCCACTGTCAATCCGTGGTACCAGGGCATCAGCTACCAGGATTTAAATCGACCTGGGGGCGTGCAGTGGCCGGTGGCACGACCGTTGCCATCTTTGGCCGATGCCAAGCTTCTTGCTGCGCGCTACGTGCCTCCCAGTGAGTTCCCCGACCAGAACTACCCATTCACCCTCGTCATTGGCCGGGGGCGCGTACACCGCGTGTCGGGCACATTGGTTTCGCGCTCGTTCACCTTGGCCAAAGAGTATCCAGAGGGGGTCCTGGAAGTGAATACCGATGATGCCAAGGAGCTTGGTCTCCGCTCCGGATGGAAAGCCAGGGTGACGACCCCGCGTGGTACCATCGAGCGCACGGTACAGGTGACGCGCGGTGTGCCACCGAAAGTCGTTTTTGCCTCCCTTCACTACAAAGATGGCCTCACCAATGTTTTGGCCAACGATAAGCTCGAACAGCAGTCCAAGATCCCCGAGATGAAGGTTTGCGCGGCAAGAGTGGAGGTAGCATGA
- a CDS encoding phosphoglycerate kinase: MAKLSIDDLDLKGKRVLMRVDFNVPLTVDLKVADDTRICAAIPSIKKVIDAGGMAILMSHLGRPKGQVKEEMRLRPAAARLSELLGREVKMAPDCVGPEVEAMVRAMKPGEVLMLENLRFHKAETDNDPDFARQLAKLGDVYVNDAFGSAHRAHASTEGVTKYFEKCAAGYLMQRELLYLSKALQSPAKPFVAIMGGAKISDKIELIENFLGNVNSLLVGGAMAYTFLKARGVAVGSSLVEADKLDLAAQLLQRAQQRGVELLLPVDHVVAPNAETEAEAKVIVGEAIPDGLMGLDIGPKAIEEFKKKILGARTVVWNGPLGMFEKGAFAKGTMEIAKALADATAQGAVTIVGGGDSAAAIAKAKLSDKVSHVSTGGGASLEFLSGLKLPGVEALTEA; the protein is encoded by the coding sequence ATGGCCAAGTTGAGCATTGATGATTTGGACCTGAAAGGCAAGCGCGTGCTTATGCGCGTTGATTTCAACGTGCCCCTGACAGTGGACCTAAAGGTTGCCGATGACACCCGTATCTGTGCCGCCATTCCCAGCATCAAGAAGGTAATCGATGCCGGTGGCATGGCCATCCTCATGTCGCACCTGGGCAGACCCAAGGGCCAGGTCAAGGAGGAGATGCGCCTGCGACCCGCCGCAGCCCGGCTCAGCGAGCTGCTGGGACGGGAAGTGAAGATGGCGCCCGACTGTGTGGGCCCCGAGGTGGAGGCTATGGTTCGTGCCATGAAACCAGGCGAGGTGCTGATGCTGGAGAACCTGCGCTTCCACAAGGCGGAGACCGACAACGACCCCGACTTTGCCAGGCAGCTCGCCAAGCTCGGCGACGTGTACGTTAACGACGCTTTTGGGAGTGCCCACCGTGCTCACGCCTCGACCGAGGGGGTCACCAAGTACTTCGAGAAGTGCGCAGCCGGCTATCTGATGCAACGGGAGCTGCTCTACCTGAGCAAGGCCTTGCAGTCGCCAGCCAAGCCCTTTGTGGCCATCATGGGCGGCGCGAAGATCTCCGACAAGATTGAGCTGATCGAGAATTTCCTGGGAAACGTCAATTCGCTCCTGGTGGGCGGCGCAATGGCCTACACATTCCTGAAGGCCCGTGGCGTGGCGGTTGGCTCCTCCCTTGTGGAGGCCGACAAGCTTGACCTTGCTGCCCAGCTCCTGCAACGAGCGCAGCAGCGCGGCGTGGAACTGCTGCTTCCTGTGGACCATGTGGTGGCACCCAATGCCGAGACCGAAGCCGAGGCGAAGGTCATTGTCGGCGAGGCGATACCCGATGGTCTGATGGGCCTGGACATAGGGCCCAAGGCCATTGAGGAATTCAAGAAGAAGATCCTCGGTGCGCGCACAGTCGTCTGGAACGGGCCGCTCGGCATGTTCGAGAAGGGAGCATTCGCCAAGGGCACGATGGAGATCGCCAAGGCCCTCGCCGATGCCACGGCGCAGGGTGCGGTCACCATCGTCGGCGGTGGCGACAGCGCGGCTGCCATTGCCAAGGCAAAGCTCTCGGACAAGGTGTCGCACGTGTCGACAGGCGGGGGCGCATCGCTGGAGTTCCTGTCAGGACTCAAGCTCCCTGGCGTTGAGGCCCTGACCGAAGCGTAG
- the rpiB gene encoding ribose 5-phosphate isomerase B — MISLGSDHAGFRLKEFLKTFLAGEGYQVVDRGAFDETPVDYPDIALQVAQDVARRRTVRGIVIDGAGIGSAIVANKLPGIRAATCASVEAARNSREHNDANILALGSRMVDQETAAQIVRVWLTTDFGGGRHERRIKKVEKIERRYLRG; from the coding sequence ATAATCTCTTTGGGCAGCGACCACGCAGGCTTTCGCCTCAAAGAATTTCTGAAGACTTTCCTTGCGGGCGAAGGATACCAGGTAGTCGACCGGGGTGCCTTTGATGAGACGCCAGTGGATTACCCGGACATCGCCCTCCAGGTGGCGCAGGACGTGGCGCGGCGCCGCACCGTGCGGGGCATTGTCATTGACGGAGCGGGGATCGGCTCGGCGATCGTGGCTAACAAGCTGCCCGGCATCCGGGCGGCCACCTGCGCCAGCGTCGAGGCGGCCAGGAATAGTCGCGAGCACAACGATGCCAACATCCTGGCTCTTGGCTCGCGCATGGTGGACCAAGAGACAGCAGCACAGATTGTGCGTGTGTGGTTGACCACCGACTTTGGCGGTGGCCGGCACGAGCGGCGCATCAAGAAGGTAGAGAAGATCGAGCGGCGCTACCTGCGAGGCTGA